The following proteins come from a genomic window of Emys orbicularis isolate rEmyOrb1 chromosome 25, rEmyOrb1.hap1, whole genome shotgun sequence:
- the DCAF7 gene encoding DDB1- and CUL4-associated factor 7 — protein MSLHGKRKEIYKYEAPWTVYAMNWSVRPDKRFRLALGSFVEEYNNKVQLVGLDEESSEFICRNTFDHPYPTTKLMWIPDTKGVYPDLLATSGDYLRVWRVGETETRLECLLNNNKNSDFCAPLTSFDWNEVDPYLLGTSSIDTTCTIWGLETGQVLGRVNLVSGHVKTQLIAHDKEVYDIAFSRAGGGRDMFASVGADGSVRMFDLRHLEHSTIIYEDPQHHPLLRLCWNKQDPNYLATMAMDGMEVVILDVRVPCTPVARLNNHRACVNGIAWAPHSSCHICTAADDHQALIWDIQQMPRAIEDPILAYTAEGEINNVQWASTQPDWIAICYNNCLEILRV, from the exons ATGTCGCTGCACGGGAAGCGGAAGGAGATCTACAAGTACGAGGCGCCCTGGACCGTGTACGCCATGAACTGGAGCGTCCGGCCCGACAAGCGCTTCCGCCTGGCGCTCGGCAGCTTCGTGGAGGAGTACAACAACAAG GTCCAGCTTGTTGGTTTAGATGAGGAGAGCTCAGAGTTCATTTGCAGGAACACCTTTGATCACCCATATCCTACTACAAAGCTCATGTGGATTCCTGACACCAAGGGAGTCTATCCAGACCTGTTGGCAACCAGCGGTGATTACCTGCGTGTGTGGAGA GTGGGTGAAACTGAGACCCGACTGGAGTGCTTGCTGAACAATAATAAGAACTCTGATTTTTGTGCCCCGTTAACGTCGTTTGATTGGAATGAAGTGGATCCTTATCTTCTAG GTACCTCTAGTATTGACACAACCTGTACTATCTGGGGTCTGGAGACTGGGCAGGTATTGGGAAGAGTAAATCTGGTATCGGGCCATGTCAAGACCCAGCTTATTGCACATGACAAAGAG GTGTATGACATTGCATTTAGCCGCGCGGGTGGCGGGAGAGACATGTTTGCGTCAGTTGGCGCAGATGGCTCAGTGCGGATGTTTGACCTTCGTCATCTGGAGCACAGCACCATTATCTATGAAGATCCACAGCACCATCCGTTGCTGCGTCTCTGCTGGAACAAGCAGGATCCCAACTATCTTGCAACAATGGCCATGGATGGTATGGAG GTGGTGATTCTAGACGTCAGAGTTCCCTGCACACCTGTTGCCAGGTTAAACAACCACAGAGCATGTGTGAATGGCATTGCCTGGGCGCCTCACTCTTCCTGTCATATCTGTACGGCAG CGGATGACCATCAGGCTCTCATCTGGGATATCCAGCAAATGCCTCGTGCCATTGAGGACCCAATCTTGGCCTACACAGCAGAAGGGGAAATCAACAATGTACAATGGGCATCGACTCAGCCGGACTGGATAGCTATCTGCTACAACAACTGTCTGGAGATCTTGAGAGTGTAA